From Topomyia yanbarensis strain Yona2022 chromosome 1, ASM3024719v1, whole genome shotgun sequence, one genomic window encodes:
- the LOC131683130 gene encoding uncharacterized protein LOC131683130, translated as MRRYPSVDQQHAAAVQIVKLFPQLSNTRVTPTAPDESFFFWRNGGKEKGAHTGMIFHRIRNVIKQLPAEKHKYNRGTMPVEESVSTELVERAQLLRVMLASASVAEHICDEMDRCFPVLKLLLKEKKPVNDILDMFPHLCSYEGLVIRQMFERLYPNRTEGLKIEDVFSQCLSYSPSRFSRVEDDHIRGCLRIISHMPIRGQKRTLVGCPTVGEEHSASILIRWIGECLDTYVASPATDSKLHMVCVASPMKRGNYAVICEKKVIFETNNSIHAVEILFKCHAVLGVEVPPNFRMFWDFLACAIYNIIPHSQRTTVNRLVQTFIEVSRARIDNK; from the exons ATGCGCAGGTATCCTTCTGTTGATCAACAGCATGCGGCAGCTGTTCAAATCGTAAAATTATTTCCACAACTTAGTAATACGCGAGTCACACCAACTGCTCCTGATGAG TCATTTTTCTTTTGGCGCAACGGAGGCAAGGAAAAGGGTGCTCATACTGGCATGATATTTCATCGCATCCGGAATGTCATCAAACAGCTACCTGCAGAAAAACATAAATATAATCGAGGAACTATGCCTGTAGAAGAGTCCGTTTCAACTGAACTTGTAGAGCGGGCTCAATTGCTCCGAGTAATGCTTGCATCGGCATCAGTAGCAGaacatatttgtgatgaaatggaccGATGCTTTCCAGTCCTCAAACTGttattaaaagaaaagaaacccgTTAATGATATCTTGGATATGTTTCCACACCTGTGTTCATATGAAGGATTGGTG ATTCGTCAAATGTTTGAGAGATTGTATCCTAACAGAACAGAAGGTCTCAAAATCGAGGATGTCTTCTCTCAGTGTCTATCTTATTCACCGTCCAGATTCTCTAGAGTAGAAGATg ATCACATTCGAGGATGCTTGAGAATAATTTCTCATATGCCAATTCGCGGACAAAAAAGAACGCTGGTAGGCTGTCCAACTGTAGGCGAAGAACATTCGGCTTCAATTTTAATTCGTTGGATTGGG GAGTGCTTAGATACATACGTGGCATCCCCCGCAACTGATTCCAAACTACACATGGTGTGCGTAGCAAGCCCGATGAAAAGAGGAAATTATGCCGTCAtttgtgagaaaaaagttatattcgagaCTAACAATTCTATTCATGCAgtggaaattttattcaaatgccACGCAGTTCTCGGAGTGGAGGTGCCACCTAATTTTAGAATGTTTTGGGACTTTCTGGCATGTgccatatataatataattccgCACAGTCAGAGGACAACTGTGAATAGACTCGTCCAAACTTTTATTGAAGTTTCCCGCGCACGTATTGACAACAAATAa
- the LOC131683104 gene encoding sodium-dependent neutral amino acid transporter B(0)AT3 isoform X1 produces MANTAHLFRRQSSRDLIQQATVRSLDELELRELRSRLVRAENGNRNVVYGATNQAFISDNDPPMGRIVDLGPSSAPPTATGPIGKFSKQTSVIDQIVEETVVPERPEDERESWDSKWTFLLATIGYAVGLGNVWRFPYLAQKNGGGAFLVPYFVMLLLQGIPIFYLELAIGQRLRKGAIGVWHEVSAYLGGIGISSAFVSYIVALYYNTIIAWCLIYLLHSFESPLPWADCPKRLYKNFTYDVEPECVVSSPTKYYWYRETLKVSASVDEPEGVNYNVAIALISAWGLVYMCMVQGITESSKIVYITAIFPYVVLIIFFFRGITLKGASDGVLHLFTPRWESILEPVVWLEAGTQIFFSLGLAFGGLIAFSSYNPANNNCYRDALVVSFTNCSTSMFAGVVVFSVIGFKATAIFDSCVEERTALLAANKTTDLPVCDLQKELENSASGTGLAFIIFTEAINQFPAAQLWAVLFFMMLFTLGIDSQFGTLEGVTTSLVDMKLFPNLPKEVITGGLCLSCCILSMCFANGAGSYIFQLMDSFAGNYTLLIIAFCECVGVSYIYGIKRFADDIELMTGSRPGLYWMLCWKYISPIAMITILVASFVELASEGSSYPGWDALTGNTDRLEWPHWCIVVAILLILVSILWIPGVAICRLCGINIIEDSEPAWFPTTELRDVHGIVPHEPTDLEISLFCIRPDGSEGMCCPTYGPREQPLQEEE; encoded by the exons ATGGCCAACACGGCGCATTTATTTCGCAGACAGAGCTCCCGGGACTTGATTCAGCAGGCAACGGTTCGAAGCTTGGATGAGCTTGAGTTGAGG GAACTCCGTAGTCGGCTGGTTCGAGCAGAAAACGGAAATCGAAATGTTGTATATGGAGCTACTAATCAGGCCTTCATTTCCGACAATGACCCTCCGATGGGAAGGATTGTGGATTTGGGTCCCAGCTCAGCGCCGCCCACGGCAACCGGACCTATTGGGAAGTTTTCCAAGCAGACTTCAGTTATCGATCAGATTGTTGAGGAGACGGTAGTGCCAGAACGGCCCGAGGATGAACGTGAAAGTTGGGATAGTAAGTGGACCTTCCTGCTGGCAACGATTGG ATATGCGGTCGGATTAGGAAACGTTTGGCGATTTCCCTATCTAGCACAGAAGAATGGCGGTGGAGCGTTCCTCGTTCCGTACTTCGTAATGTTACTACTGCAAGGGATTCCCATCTTCTATCTGGAACTAGCGATCGGGCAACGTCTACGAAAGGGGGCCATCGGTGTTTGGCACGAAGTATCTGCCTATCTTGGTGGGATCGGTATTTCATCGGCCTTCGTAAGCTACATAGTTGCACTGTACTACAACACCATCATCGCTTGGTGTTTGATCTATTTACTACACAGTTTCGAATCACCGCTTCCCTGGGCAGACTGTCCCAAGCGATTGTACAAGAACTTCACCTACGACGTTGAACCGGAGTGCGTGGTATCTTCGCCGACCAAGTACTACTGGTACCGGGAAACGCTTAAGGTATCGGCGAGTGTCGATGAACCAGAAGGTGTGAACTACAACGTCGCCATTGCACTGATCAGCGCCTGGGGTTTGGTGTACATGTGCATGGTCCAGGGAATCACCGAGTCGAGCAAGATCGTTTACATCACTGCCATCTTCCCGTACGTGGTGCTGATAATATTCTTTTTCCGGGGAATCACTCTCAAAG GTGCATCCGATGGTGTCTTACATCTGTTCACACCTCGTTGGGAGTCTATTCTGGAACCAGTAGTGTGGTTGGAAGCAGGAACGCAGATCTTCTTTTCGCTGGGACTTGCCTTTGGTGGGTTGATCGCGTTCAGCTCCTATAATCCAGCGAACAACAATTGCTACCGGGATGCATTGGTGGTGTCCTTTACAAACTGTAGTACGTCTATGTTCGCTGGAGTGGTCGTCTTCTCCGTAATCGGTTTCAAG GCTACAGCGATCTTCGATTCGTGTGTCGAGGAACGCACCGCTCTGCTGGCGGCGAATAAAACAACTGACCTGCCGGTTTGCGATCTACAGAAGGAACTCGAAAAC AGTGCATCCGGTACCGGTCTAGCGTTCATCATATTCACAGAAGCCATCAATCAGTTTCCGGCGGCACAACTGTGGGCGGTTCTGTTTTTCATGATGCTGTTTACGCTGGGAATCGACTCGCAGTTCGGAACGCTTGAGGGAGTCACCACCTCGCTGGTGGACATGAAACTGTTTCCCAATCTACCGAAAGAGGTCATCACGGGG GGACTATGCCTTTCTTGTTGCATACTTTCAATGTGCTTCGCCAACGGAGCCGGAAGCTACATCTTTCAGCTGATGGACAGTTTCGCCGGAAATTACACATTGCTGATCATTGCATTCTGCGAGTGTGTTGGTGTCAGCTATATCTATGGAATTAAGAG GTTCGCCGACGATATCGAATTAATGACCGGTTCCCGGCCGGGTTTGTACTGGATGCTTTGCTGGAAGTACATCTCACCGATTGCGATGATAACGATTCTGGTAGCTTCCTTCGTTGAGCTGGCCTCCGAAGGTAGCAGCTATCCGGGTTGGGATGCTCTAACTGGCAACACTGATCGGCTCGAGTGGCCCCACTGGTGCATAGTGGTGGCCATATTGCTAATACTAGTGTCAATTTTGTGGATTCCCGGTGTGGCAATCTGTCG GTTATGTGGGATTAACATCATCGAAGACTCGGAACCTGCGTGGTTTCCGACAACCGAACTGCGAGACGTTCACGGAATCGTTCCCCACGAACCGACTGATCTGGAAATTTCACTGTTCTGTATTCGACCGGATGGGTCGGAGGGGATGTGTTGTCCTACGTATGGACCACGAGAACAGCCGCTACAGGAGGAGGAGTAA
- the LOC131683104 gene encoding sodium-dependent neutral amino acid transporter B(0)AT3 isoform X2, whose protein sequence is MGRIVDLGPSSAPPTATGPIGKFSKQTSVIDQIVEETVVPERPEDERESWDSKWTFLLATIGYAVGLGNVWRFPYLAQKNGGGAFLVPYFVMLLLQGIPIFYLELAIGQRLRKGAIGVWHEVSAYLGGIGISSAFVSYIVALYYNTIIAWCLIYLLHSFESPLPWADCPKRLYKNFTYDVEPECVVSSPTKYYWYRETLKVSASVDEPEGVNYNVAIALISAWGLVYMCMVQGITESSKIVYITAIFPYVVLIIFFFRGITLKGASDGVLHLFTPRWESILEPVVWLEAGTQIFFSLGLAFGGLIAFSSYNPANNNCYRDALVVSFTNCSTSMFAGVVVFSVIGFKATAIFDSCVEERTALLAANKTTDLPVCDLQKELENSASGTGLAFIIFTEAINQFPAAQLWAVLFFMMLFTLGIDSQFGTLEGVTTSLVDMKLFPNLPKEVITGGLCLSCCILSMCFANGAGSYIFQLMDSFAGNYTLLIIAFCECVGVSYIYGIKRFADDIELMTGSRPGLYWMLCWKYISPIAMITILVASFVELASEGSSYPGWDALTGNTDRLEWPHWCIVVAILLILVSILWIPGVAICRLCGINIIEDSEPAWFPTTELRDVHGIVPHEPTDLEISLFCIRPDGSEGMCCPTYGPREQPLQEEE, encoded by the exons ATGGGAAGGATTGTGGATTTGGGTCCCAGCTCAGCGCCGCCCACGGCAACCGGACCTATTGGGAAGTTTTCCAAGCAGACTTCAGTTATCGATCAGATTGTTGAGGAGACGGTAGTGCCAGAACGGCCCGAGGATGAACGTGAAAGTTGGGATAGTAAGTGGACCTTCCTGCTGGCAACGATTGG ATATGCGGTCGGATTAGGAAACGTTTGGCGATTTCCCTATCTAGCACAGAAGAATGGCGGTGGAGCGTTCCTCGTTCCGTACTTCGTAATGTTACTACTGCAAGGGATTCCCATCTTCTATCTGGAACTAGCGATCGGGCAACGTCTACGAAAGGGGGCCATCGGTGTTTGGCACGAAGTATCTGCCTATCTTGGTGGGATCGGTATTTCATCGGCCTTCGTAAGCTACATAGTTGCACTGTACTACAACACCATCATCGCTTGGTGTTTGATCTATTTACTACACAGTTTCGAATCACCGCTTCCCTGGGCAGACTGTCCCAAGCGATTGTACAAGAACTTCACCTACGACGTTGAACCGGAGTGCGTGGTATCTTCGCCGACCAAGTACTACTGGTACCGGGAAACGCTTAAGGTATCGGCGAGTGTCGATGAACCAGAAGGTGTGAACTACAACGTCGCCATTGCACTGATCAGCGCCTGGGGTTTGGTGTACATGTGCATGGTCCAGGGAATCACCGAGTCGAGCAAGATCGTTTACATCACTGCCATCTTCCCGTACGTGGTGCTGATAATATTCTTTTTCCGGGGAATCACTCTCAAAG GTGCATCCGATGGTGTCTTACATCTGTTCACACCTCGTTGGGAGTCTATTCTGGAACCAGTAGTGTGGTTGGAAGCAGGAACGCAGATCTTCTTTTCGCTGGGACTTGCCTTTGGTGGGTTGATCGCGTTCAGCTCCTATAATCCAGCGAACAACAATTGCTACCGGGATGCATTGGTGGTGTCCTTTACAAACTGTAGTACGTCTATGTTCGCTGGAGTGGTCGTCTTCTCCGTAATCGGTTTCAAG GCTACAGCGATCTTCGATTCGTGTGTCGAGGAACGCACCGCTCTGCTGGCGGCGAATAAAACAACTGACCTGCCGGTTTGCGATCTACAGAAGGAACTCGAAAAC AGTGCATCCGGTACCGGTCTAGCGTTCATCATATTCACAGAAGCCATCAATCAGTTTCCGGCGGCACAACTGTGGGCGGTTCTGTTTTTCATGATGCTGTTTACGCTGGGAATCGACTCGCAGTTCGGAACGCTTGAGGGAGTCACCACCTCGCTGGTGGACATGAAACTGTTTCCCAATCTACCGAAAGAGGTCATCACGGGG GGACTATGCCTTTCTTGTTGCATACTTTCAATGTGCTTCGCCAACGGAGCCGGAAGCTACATCTTTCAGCTGATGGACAGTTTCGCCGGAAATTACACATTGCTGATCATTGCATTCTGCGAGTGTGTTGGTGTCAGCTATATCTATGGAATTAAGAG GTTCGCCGACGATATCGAATTAATGACCGGTTCCCGGCCGGGTTTGTACTGGATGCTTTGCTGGAAGTACATCTCACCGATTGCGATGATAACGATTCTGGTAGCTTCCTTCGTTGAGCTGGCCTCCGAAGGTAGCAGCTATCCGGGTTGGGATGCTCTAACTGGCAACACTGATCGGCTCGAGTGGCCCCACTGGTGCATAGTGGTGGCCATATTGCTAATACTAGTGTCAATTTTGTGGATTCCCGGTGTGGCAATCTGTCG GTTATGTGGGATTAACATCATCGAAGACTCGGAACCTGCGTGGTTTCCGACAACCGAACTGCGAGACGTTCACGGAATCGTTCCCCACGAACCGACTGATCTGGAAATTTCACTGTTCTGTATTCGACCGGATGGGTCGGAGGGGATGTGTTGTCCTACGTATGGACCACGAGAACAGCCGCTACAGGAGGAGGAGTAA